In Deltaproteobacteria bacterium, a genomic segment contains:
- the tilS gene encoding tRNA lysidine(34) synthetase TilS, with translation MDPVNRIVRKVETTVSRYGMIARGDRVVVAVSGGADSVCLLDILHRLKGALDMMLTVAHFDHGLRPGADDHETEFVRALAASFHLDVVVKKADPPLDPGGASLEEKARELRYGFLREVKEGCGARKIATGHTLNDQAETVLMRLLRGSGPEGLSGIRPARRNGIIRPLIGLTREEIVFYLRQRRLEHITDASNLEPTCLRNSIRLNLLPRLRTYQPRIVEILDRTAEIARADNEWLNDQAGSWIAEWRQTGPGNETILPISRFRKLPEALKNHVVREMLKSVAGNLRRIGLAHIEAIKRLAHSTRPQVQVTLPNRIRVRKAYERLIFSKGVSPPADTYCACIEGTGSFHMDALGCTLTLEEMETGGSPQELEAGPWTACLDADRIVFPLMLRNFRPGDRFVPLGMKGHKKLKDFFVDMKIPSDVRARIPLLAQGDQLIWVCGLRMDDRFKVTASTRRVLRASLDVSGSMLGDDLRTWEQAREGPSQGSRVDL, from the coding sequence ATGGACCCTGTAAACAGGATTGTCAGGAAGGTTGAGACCACCGTCTCCCGCTATGGCATGATCGCGCGGGGCGACCGGGTGGTGGTGGCCGTCTCGGGGGGGGCCGATTCCGTCTGTCTCCTGGACATACTCCATCGTCTCAAAGGGGCCCTGGACATGATGTTGACAGTGGCCCACTTCGACCATGGGTTGAGACCGGGTGCGGATGACCATGAAACAGAATTTGTTCGGGCATTAGCGGCGTCTTTCCATCTGGATGTCGTCGTGAAAAAGGCCGATCCCCCCCTGGATCCGGGGGGTGCCTCGTTGGAGGAAAAGGCCAGGGAACTTCGATATGGCTTTCTCCGGGAGGTCAAGGAAGGATGCGGGGCCCGGAAGATCGCCACCGGCCATACCCTCAACGACCAGGCCGAGACGGTCCTCATGCGGCTGCTGCGAGGGAGCGGCCCGGAAGGCCTCTCCGGCATCCGGCCGGCAAGAAGAAATGGAATTATCCGGCCCCTCATCGGGCTGACCCGTGAGGAAATAGTCTTTTATCTCCGTCAGAGGCGGCTTGAGCATATCACCGACGCATCCAATCTTGAACCCACCTGTCTGAGAAACAGCATCCGACTCAATCTCCTTCCCCGGCTCAGGACATACCAGCCCAGGATCGTGGAGATACTGGACCGGACAGCTGAAATCGCAAGGGCGGACAATGAATGGTTGAATGACCAGGCCGGGTCCTGGATCGCGGAGTGGCGCCAAACCGGTCCGGGAAATGAGACCATCCTCCCCATATCCCGGTTCAGAAAATTGCCTGAAGCCTTGAAGAATCATGTGGTCAGAGAAATGCTAAAGAGCGTGGCGGGTAATCTGCGACGGATAGGCCTGGCCCATATCGAGGCGATCAAGCGGCTGGCCCACAGCACCAGGCCGCAGGTTCAGGTCACGCTTCCCAACAGAATTCGGGTCAGAAAGGCTTATGAAAGACTGATCTTCTCGAAGGGCGTCTCTCCACCGGCCGACACCTACTGCGCCTGTATCGAAGGAACCGGTTCATTTCATATGGACGCCCTGGGCTGCACACTCACCCTTGAGGAGATGGAAACCGGGGGATCTCCTCAGGAGCTTGAGGCCGGACCCTGGACCGCTTGCCTGGACGCAGATCGTATCGTCTTCCCCCTGATGCTCAGGAACTTCCGCCCGGGAGACAGGTTTGTCCCCCTCGGCATGAAGGGTCATAAAAAGCTGAAGGATTTCTTTGTGGATATGAAGATCCCGTCGGATGTGAGGGCCCGCATCCCTCTCCTGGCGCAGGGGGATCAGTTGATCTGGGTCTGCGGTCTGAGGATGGATGACCGGTTCAAGGTCACTGCGAGCACCCGAAGAGTGTTAAGGGCCTCCTTGGATGTATCCGGATCAATGCTCGGGGATGACCTTCGGACGTGGGAACAAGCAAGGGAAGGTCCCTCTCAAGGATCAAGGGTTGATCTTTGA
- a CDS encoding cyclase family protein: MKKWIVFVAASAVLLLSIGVTPAVSADTQLWDVYNKVLKKAKYVDLTHAFSPNIAVWPGFGNAKFKPAIAGKAYKGYCEVGEPFDYKKHGFIATSYELVTDQYGTQLDPPAHFYEYGATISDLPATYSIRPLVVIDIHEKVQKDPGYHATVEDIQAWEAKYGKIPEGSVVAIRSDWHKKWKETDRFAQKPFPGTKLDALKLLHLERKILFHGHEPLDTDTTANLEGENWLLKNNFCQAEGMTNLDKVPETGALILIGFAKPEGGTGGYARYIAVCPPDWKYGNSIEELPGAPLPKQPHPNRRDKDGVLRPMP; encoded by the coding sequence ATGAAAAAATGGATTGTTTTTGTTGCTGCATCTGCTGTTCTGCTCTTGAGTATCGGCGTAACACCCGCAGTCAGTGCGGATACCCAGCTCTGGGATGTCTATAACAAGGTCCTGAAGAAAGCTAAATATGTGGATTTGACCCATGCCTTCAGCCCGAATATCGCTGTCTGGCCTGGTTTCGGGAATGCCAAGTTCAAGCCCGCGATAGCCGGCAAGGCCTACAAGGGCTACTGCGAGGTGGGCGAACCGTTCGATTATAAGAAGCATGGATTCATCGCCACCTCCTACGAATTGGTGACCGACCAGTATGGGACCCAGTTGGATCCGCCCGCCCATTTTTATGAATACGGGGCCACCATCAGCGATCTGCCCGCCACCTATTCCATCCGGCCTCTGGTGGTTATTGATATCCATGAAAAGGTACAAAAGGACCCCGGGTATCATGCAACCGTCGAGGACATCCAGGCATGGGAAGCGAAATATGGAAAGATCCCCGAGGGGTCGGTCGTGGCCATCCGTTCCGACTGGCACAAAAAATGGAAAGAGACCGATCGATTCGCCCAGAAGCCGTTTCCCGGAACCAAACTGGATGCGCTCAAGTTGCTCCATCTGGAACGAAAAATCCTTTTTCACGGGCATGAACCGCTGGATACCGACACGACGGCTAATCTGGAAGGGGAGAACTGGTTGCTGAAGAACAATTTCTGTCAGGCAGAGGGGATGACAAACCTCGATAAGGTACCCGAAACCGGGGCCCTTATCCTGATCGGTTTTGCAAAGCCCGAGGGGGGAACCGGCGGCTATGCACGGTATATCGCCGTCTGTCCGCCGGACTGGAAATATGGAAACTCCATCGAAGAACTTCCAGGCGCTCCCCTTCCCAAGCAGCCCCATCCCAACAGACGGGACAAGGACGGGGTGTTGAGGCCCATGCCCTAA